The genomic window CGTCTTTGTTCGGGGACCGGACCAGATGAGATGGGCAGAATGGCAGATCCGCACGCAGCGTGTATATCGAACTGCCACCACCTCTCCTTGCCCCGCGCCCGCGACTCTCCATTCTCCTTCCCACCCTTGGGCTTGGTGTTGGTGGCATCTCAGCTCCGATCGTCTGCGACTCCCCTACCCGTCCCGCTCCACGCCACCTCCCCGTCCGGTATATCCCATGGCTCCCTCTTCCTCCGCGTCCGCGTGCCTGTCGATTCGCCGtagctttttttctttttttttggaacTGGCCAGCAATTGCTGGTTTTCATTGGCTTAGCAGAAAGAGAGGGACAGAGTTGTTTGATCAAGTGATCGGTGGGTGATGAAGAGAAACCAACAAAGAAAGAAGTGAAGTATCAAGCCGATATCTCACGCTACATGCCCGAAAGGTTATACTCTAAGCATGCAGCTCCAGCTATCCTCCATTGCTCCATGTCGCAGCGGCAGGCCTTGATGGTGTTGTCCGCGCTCGGCAGCTTTCCTTTGAACACATAGGCGTTCCTCTCCATCCAGATCAGCCAGCTGATGAGTGCGATCATGGATTTGGTGCCTCTCCCAGCTGCCGGTGCAGCGGCGTCAATGATCATCTGAACCTTGGCAGTAGTTGTTGATCCCTCGCTCCATATATCAGGGTGCAGGGCGGAGCAGCTAATCCAGGTCGCGATAGCTTCTACCCGCGCTGGTGCGGATTCTCTCGTTCCCGCCCGGATAGGCCCCTGATTAAGGCAGGCATACTGCGCAGGTGGAAGAGCAATGGCAGTTTATGATTTAATGATCCCGTGAAGCTTGGaacttctcctccttcttgttgaaATAATAACTAGTCAAGTTCTTGCATCAGACTTTGCATTTTTCGAACTAATAATCTGTCCATACTCTGACCCATACAAGTGTCTTTTCCTACAGAACTAATTTACACCTTCATATCATCTTCCCATAAAAAATACAACTTCTCCAATATAATTACTATAGAGTACGTTATAATAATCTAGCATGTCCCAGCAAAAAAAAAGTGGTGTACAAAAGGTTGATCAAGACCAGCTTACAACTTCTTCTTGCATTTGATGTATCAAGATCAGCGTAGTACTTATTGAGATGCATGCATATTCTTTCCTAAGCTGGTTCAATTGTAAGGGGCTCTGGTTTAGTTGTATGGAACTTCTTTCCTAAAAAATTTATTGTTCTTTAACGTCATAAATAACCGCTCTGGTTTTTTTTAGGGGAAAACAAATAACTTCTCTGTTTACCTGTGTGCTAACTGATtttgtgtataattcaaatttatgGCCCTCTTctttcatactccctctgtcccaaaattcttgtcttaaatttgtctacatacggatgtatgaagtcgcgttttagtgttagatacatccgtatctagacaaatgtaagacaagaattttgggacggagggagtataattaaTCTATTGTTGTATACCATCATAACCTGTTAACCTATGCCTACACATATAGGTCAGCTAATTCTGCAGGACATGGAATTGTTAGTTTTCTGAATATTTGGGGGTTTTCTCTTTTTCTCTGAGTAATGTGGGAATTTGTAACGCGAAGTAGGTGCCTTGAATTCCATTTGCTGTTGATGATAGATATATAGTGCAAATGCTGCAATTCCCTTATCTGAATTAGGATTTAGGACAAAGCATCAACAAGGTGTGAACCATATAAGCTGTTTGGGCCTTGCAGTAACAATGAAGGCGTGAAAGTTTGAAAGAATATGACGCATCGACTTTGCTCGTAAAACAGATATGTTCAGACTTTTTTTTTTCCGATAAAGAGATATGTTCAGACTTACGCGGGTGGATCTTAAGCTGCTTTTGACTAAGTGTATTATTAAGCCATTTGATCTGATCAGTTTGCTGTGTGCATTTGAAATTCCCACCAACATAGCACAATAAATATTCATGGTGACGTATGAAGACACTTCTATGTTCTCTCCCTTTTGTTCATATGTTGTCTACTGTAAACAATTTAGGTTTGTACCATGAATGCGGATTATAATTCACAAAATTTAACTCCTCTCTGGCAACTTAATTTCACTATGTCTGGAATGTCATCTGATGATGCAAGTGCTGAAGTGAGGCCTGAAGGAGAAGTTTCTGGTGAAAAGGTAGAAGAAACTCAAGATCAGAATGAAGGCAGTGGCATGCCCTCGCCACAGGAGGAGGTACTGTCTTTTCCTGGTACCCTTTCTTGGGGGTGGTCTTGGCCTCTGGGGTGTATATTATTCATGTTATCTTTGTTCCAAACTTGTATGGGTACTCACAGGAGGCAGCAATCAAGAAAAAATATGGAGGAAAAATGCCCAAAAAGTCATCACTTATATCAAAGGTCAATGCCGTTGTCTTATAATGTCTTCATTTCCCTTTCAGATTAAATTATGCAACCTTTATATAAAGTAACACAGGTGTATAATTAACTTTTAGTTCAAATTAAAATGGTATAACCTCAATTTGAAATATCAGGACCATGAGCGGGCATTCTTTGATTCTGCTGATTGGGCTTTAGGAAAGGTAAGCCTGGAATCTTTTGAAAAGCTAATCTAGTGTGATATCTACAACTCAAAGAAACTAAATAAGAAATGCAATTGTAACAGTTTTACTTCTTCGTTTGTTTGCTGCAGCAAGGTGGAAGTCCCAACAAGCCTAAAGGACCCCTTGAAGCCCTTCGACCAAAACTACAGGTATCCATACTAATGCCCATTAGATGCAAACTTCAGCTTATGCTTTCAGTATTCTGTTTTTTACTTTTTAGTATAATAAGATGTATAGTTGAATGATCTGTGCTCCTTATACTGTAAAATAAGTGGATATCCTGATCATGCAGCTCTTAGCTCTACAAAGTATGCTGTCCCATTCTCATTGCTTGAAGCTTGACAACATGTCTTTCATTACTAAAGATGGCAATGTTGAAGTCAACTTGCAATGATATGTTTTGCCAAGTTCATCTCTTCACTCAATTAAAACAAAAGTTCATCTCTTCACTTGTGTTTCCTGACCTACTTTCAGCCTACTCAACAAAATGCTCGTGCCCGCCGATCTGCGCATCCTAAGCATCTAAGTCCTTGTATTTTTGTGTTCAATGTAGTCCCAGTCTCACACATCATTATCTTGCCTGCCGAGGAGCTGACCCAGAATGATGATCCAACTTAAGGCAAGAACAAGGAATAAGCATAATATGCATCGTGCTTTTTATAGGGAAAGTCACGGTTCTGCTGTCATCATGCCAAAACTGTTGCCTTGTTAAATAATTAGCACCGGTGCTTATATTATGCCTGAGGTTGAGCTCTGCAGTTTTAGCTGTGGCATATCTGGCTTCTTCCACATTCAGCTATGCCTGAACCAGCTAGGAATGAACATTTCATGATGGTGGTGTTGTAGTGCCGGATGTGTAAGAAGAAATAATAACAATGGAACTTCATATCTTAACAACACTTTCAAGCAACTGTGACTTGTGCTGATTTAtaccttttttttgcggggtgctGATTTATACCTAATGGGCCAATATATATAACATCATGTCTAAACTGTGCAGCCCCAAGATTAAAATAATGTAGATACCAACTCCCACAAAATGGTAATTGAAAGCCTTCACAAACCGGTGTTCTTTAGCTTTTCACACACGACTTGGTTTGGAGTTGGAGGTGTTGAGACCGAAAAGAATATAAAGATAGGTACAATGATAATGGACAGTAAGTACATTAGTGAACACAGAATAAGCCTCAATCATGCGGACCATGTCCAAAACTTGTGGAGAGGTGTTGTGTTAGCAATCTCACCGGGACATTGGCAATTGCACAAAAGACTTAATTGGTTAAGCAACTCAGGGAGAAACATGTTAGCCTGGCTAGAGTTTACAGCATTATCGGGAATTTCTTTGGGACCCTAGAGAATGCGCACCAAACGATCGCTTAAGACAGTATGCAGCAACCTAAGCCGTGAACAATCAGAGTTCACATATATCGTGCAAGTTAGTGATGAAAGCCTAAGACACTATGCTACGAAGACAACGGACATCTCTGATGACATGAGGGCTGCTGATCCAGTGTTACATACAGCGTGAAAGTTGATGCTGAAAGCAAAATAAAGATGCTCATCTGGACTAAGGTGCGGCCAGGTTGATGTCAACTTGTAAAGGACTGCAGGGTAGGCTGTTGTTAGTTGAGCATCCAGGTATACTTGCTTGAAGGTCTGTCTCAACTAGACGTTGGTTCACCCGGATCTTCTTGTGATGTCCTACCCAAAAAAAGAGGTGTCATGACTTGTGACCAAGAGATAAGATAATTTGTATCCTATGTCATGTCTTAATAATGAAAATGGACCATTGTCTGAAATCTGCGGTATACAAGCTCTACCTGCTCCAGTGGGCTCAGGTGCATCCCGTTTGTGAGAGAGTGAATTCTGCTCGGTTGAACTCTCTGGTACACCCAACGAGTAAAACAAATCAGTACCCTACcgtaattgtgtgtgtgtgtgaggggggggggggggggggggtgaactaACAGGGAACCATAAGAACAGTGGTAATGCATTAAAAGTTTAAAACCCTATGACTACATTGTGCCCCAGTAAAATCAGGATTGACGTGTTGTAGGTATGCCAAACGTGTTTCCTTGAGAAGCAAAAATGTTGCTTGTTAGTTACACAAGaggaactccgcctatgttgtctcaacatagccggtcccaagcccgggtaaaggaggagggttgtgataggcttggcgagccaacgtaaaaactcagccactcttatggagatgaaacccaaaagattttctgtgccagagccatgagttggttgcgagatcttatgggtttcacctctagcctaccccaacttgtttgggactaaaggctttgttgttgttgttgttgttgttagttACACAAGAGGGGGTGGAAACCCTGAAACAAAAAAGCTCTAGTGCTTCTCACCATGAATTGTGTGCGGTGACCTCAGTAAACAATCGGTTCGTCCCACCGCTCTGCAGCAACAGCGATTCTCAGATATATAGCCAAGAAGCTTGTCCGCTAAGGTAGACATCGCCACTTCGCAACTTCGCCTAATTTCAGATATATTTTCCATCATGTGTGCATTATGTTCTTCCAAAATGGTCATAAGCGGGTGGTCTGCCTGCGTTTGCACTATCAGTTACATAAACAGAAGGAGCACAACTCGATGTAACATGAAGAAATCACAACTAACAATAAGAAATTAATGACTCACAAGTGACGGGTATTTCAATCGGAGATGGTTGGAGAAATCTTCTTGTCCAGTTTCAGTGAAGCTGCTTCGTAGCATGGGAGTAATTGGGTTGTGTTGGTGCTTTGTGCCAACAAAACCTGGGGCATGATGGGGCAGGTCAGAAGCTACATCTGCTCGGTGAGTGTGGCTTTCACAGTGGACTCTGGAGTAGCAAACATCTTGAGCGCGCCTAAACTGGCATGTAAAACAGGAAGGAATAAAAAATATGAACGTGTACATGACCACTGCATGTGTTCAACTACTGAACCGAACACTATTCTGTCATTCAGTGAAAGCACATACTGTCTGTATGCAAATTTAAATGGGAGAGGTCTCACACTAGCTCCAGCGAATGATGTATCTCCATCCACGTTGCTAGTAATCACTTCTATCATCTTCTTAACTGACTCGTAGTCAAAAAGACTAATCCTTGGTAGATGGTCTTTTGTCTTGGAAAGTGGACCAAGATCAAGATTGTCCAAGTAGAATACCTGCACGACATTTGCACATTCAAATATTATGGTCTGAGCTGAAGAGAATTATGATACACAAAAATAATAGGAAGAAAAAAGGACCTGAAGAAACAGGTGGCAGCCAACAAGATGTACAGTGATGTTCCGGTTGCGGATATCAGTTTTCAACTTCCCAACAGCTCTGTTCAAATGCTCGAGTACATAAGCACACCAATTAAATTCTTTAATTTGCGAGATATCGTTGAGTGCGGCCCAGAAATCTATGGTGATGTAGTCATGCTTAGTTGATGGAGCCAAGAGGTGCCCAACAACAAAAATAACAAAGGCTATCTTGAAGCAATCTATCTGGACATTGCTGGAATCTCCATTGATGTCATCTCTCAGGAGATAAGCCTCCGCGGCCTTTAGACTATGCGCACCTTTGCTCAAATAGGCAGAAGCTCGCATGAACTCTTTGCAAGCTTCAGACGGCTCGGTTGTATCGGGGCATATCGATCTGGTGCCGCATGGCAGACTGAATACCTTCTGGACATCATGGTCCTGGATCTGCAGAACCCTTTGCTCGTCTATTTTCAGTGTACTCGACTCGACGTCGACTCTTTCCATTAGCCACGCGCTGAACTTCAAATTCAACTTTGCCAGCATCTTGATCCCCAGCATCCCACCAAAGCCTATCTCCTCGACCAAATCCCTCTTAAATTTGTTAAACTTGCCAACGAGCGAGCACACCTTCTGCACCGAAATCCTTGACGTGACAGAAGGTGCGGATCCAGGAGCGCATATTGCTTCGCCTGGATCAGCATCTGCTATGTCGGCAGCTCCGTGATCCCTGCCGCTATTCTCTGTGGCTGTGGCGGCGTCTCGCTGGTCTTGTTCCAAGGTGGCATGCGGTGCCGGCTGCTCCAGTGGCGCCACCATGTGATGAACTAACTAACAGACGGACAGCACACAAGTAAATTTTGCTGACTCCTCTAAACAAGGCGCTGCAAAAAAAGGATTTACGAGTGGGCGTGTGATCGGTCCATTGGTTTGAAGTTTAAACTAGCTGATAACGAAAGGAGGAACTCTGAACAAATGGACAGAGAGCATTTCTCATACCCGGCAGTAAGAACCTACTTAGATTCGTAAGACCATGAGTACCTGAAGGGGACCGGGGACGTACCTGGCCAAGGCAGCAGTCGCGCCGGCGTCTCCAAATCACCACCTTCAGCCGGGCGACCACACCTCACTAAGTTCTCCGTAGCTCAACTGCCATGGATTGCGAGCAGATGAGAGGGGTTTGCGAGCAGGGGTGTGTGTGGTGTGATATGAGGGTGGGTGGACAGATGGGGGTTGGAACCACCGTAATAATTGTTGGATGATACACTTGTGGGGGTTAAGCCCAAGAGTCTTGCTATGCGTACGACTCTTGCTTGTCCGATTTCATACGACATAGCAGATCAAGCCGTTTAACTCCTGATCCAAATGGCAGCACACCACTAGACTAGGCATCGTATAGAGTCGGACAGAATAAGATCGTACACGCAGTAGTTCCGTAAGCCCAAAGGCATCCCAAATGCTAATCTCTAGTAGATCCCGCAAACCGAATTGCGGGATCCATTTCGCATATCCGTCCTGATTAGATTCTTCAAATCTGGTTATTTTAAGAAAAAAATTGCGAGAATCTGCGAGCTCATTTCCTCCATATCTACGTGATTTCATTCGATTTTGTCGGGCCCCTATCTGTTGGCCAAACTCACTTCCGCTGCCTCTACTCCCTGCCGCCGCAAATTCCCACCCCTTTGTTGCTACCCGTGGCTGCCCTGCGCAGCCTGAAATCTCCGCCGCTTTGCGTCGCATCATTCCACCTCGTTTTGGCGCTCGGGGGTGCTTGTGTTCACCGCTCGCGGCCGTCGCCAGTGCCATGGATCCGCCCCGGAGCTCGGCGTGCGGGCTTGTAGCTTGCGGATCTGGTTGGTTCCGGTGCCTATGACCGGCGCACGTCTGAGGAAGAGGGCAGCGTGACTTTGCTTTGGCCGACGGGGAGAAGAAAGGGGGGCGCGACGCGGTTTCGCTTCGTGCGACGGGGAAGAAGAAAGGGGTGGCACGGCTTTGCTTCGGTCAGCAAGGGAGAAGAAAGGGGTGGCGTTGTGTGGCTTTGCTTCGGCCGAGGTATGTACAACACCCGTGGTTCGTGCTCAATTTGGCCCGGAGTAGGTTCGGGTGAAATTCATGGCTATTTTGTGTGCATTTTGTAGATGGATTGGAGTTCTCATCTTTGTCCGATGATTCGGACACAGAAGAGATATGATCCtcgacgacgacgatgacaacCTAGTGTTGTTGCATCTCGTCGACGAATTTGAGGGAGACCAAAGAAAAGGCGACGTGGATCGTCGAGGATGAGAGAGATTTGGACTTGAAGTACAAGTATGACAATGTTGTTAGTCATGTGAAGCCTGCCAGGGATGCAAATGAGATCACTGCATTTCTTGAGACCTACCGGAACATCAAGAACCATGATTCGCATAACCAACTCCAGCATGATCTTAATGAACATCGGTGGCAACTCTATGGGGGGAGATAGATCCCCATTTTTATTCATTTCTATTTGTGTGAGATTTGAACAATTTGGTGTTGtaataattatttcaatttgaacattttttataatgaaaactattgttgtattgTGAATTGCTTTTTGGACCATTTATATATTCATATGTTGAATTTATATTACGATTCCAGACGGTTGATATCATTGAAATGTGTAATTTGTTTGATGTTATGCAAAATTTACGATGCCACCAGCACTCCGCCGGAACAGATCCCGCAAACGCGTCCCACAAAACATTTGTGGGACGCGTTTGCGGGATCTGTTCCGCCAGAGCGCTCGCGCCACCATATAATTGTGGGCGCCCTTATATGCGTTTTGCAGGCCGCCTGGTTGCGGGATCATCTAGAGATGCTCTAACCCGCAAAATGGACACAACATCCGTCCGCGGACAGGGAGACCAGTCTGAAGATAGGAAGACCAGTTTGCGGACAGAGATCCGACCATCCGACGTACATTTCAAACtctgtgaaaggatcgatatggttgacttccatgccaatttttaacttttcttaacaaattagggttagcaacaaatagtttatctagatatgcaactaggtgggcaacctatatgatgctaacaacaCAAGCAACACGAGCAAGAAAATGGTACAACACAAGTAAAGGTTgtacaaagtaaaggtaagagataaccacaagtggagacggtgaagacgaggatctgttaccaaagttccttctctttgagaggaagtacgtctccgtttaagcggtgtggaggcacaatgctccccaagaagccactagggctgcCGTATTGTCCTCGTGCACTCACACAATGCGAGAAGccatgattccactagtggtgcccttgaaggcggtaaccgaacctttacaaacaaggttagggcaatctccacaacttaattggaggctcccaacaacaccatgaagcttcaccacaatggaatgtggctctgagttgacctcaaccgtctagggtgctcaaacacccaagagtaacaagatccgcaagtgattggtggggggaatcaaatttctcttggtggaagtgtagatctaggccttctcaaccaatccctaaagaatcaacaagtttgagtggctagggagagagatcgggcagaAATGAGCTtgagagcaacaatggagcttgggggaggaagaggtagtcaactagaagAAAGATGactcctttatatagtgggggaagggatccaaccgttatgctcccACTGTCCGTGCATAAGCGATAGTACCGCTTGGGTGAGTAGTACTTCCGCTGGCACGAAAGTTCTGGCCACACAGTTCAAGATGAACATGTCAAGGAGGCGGAAGTACTAccgaagcagtactaccgctcccaccaATGGTAGTACCGCGTGGTGTTGGACTGTAGCCAAAACTCGCGGTAGTAGGGGAGGGAAGGGCGGTAGAACCGCCCAGAGAAGTACTACCGTGGGGAACTGCCGCTCTACTACCGCCCGTGGAACAGACTAGACCAGAACAACAAAATTAAGCGGTACTCTCCACGGCACAAGCCAGCGGTAGTtccactggagcggtactaccgtggcttggAGCGGTACTTCCACCTATTTGTAGAGGGTTCAGTAAACCCGCGGTAGTAGGGTGGTGGTTATGCCCGcagtaccgctggagcggtactatcATTCATAATTGTCGCTCTACTACCGCCCATTCACAGAACCATCAAAATAAGCGGAAGTGGGAGCCATACTGCACAACGACAGTATCATAGGAAGGGTACTACCGTGGGGCAGAGCGGTGCTACCGCTTAGCCTATTCTGACAAGGTCTAGACGCAAAGGATGGACAAGCTTAAATGTCGGGAAAGAACAAGGGTGTAAAGAGatcacccaaacctttccgaagcggacccccttttaatagtacagTGTACCTACGACTCAAGCCCACCAAAAAAGAAACGCAAGAAAAACACCGTCTTCATAAATATCCATGGGGGTTCCAATCGCCTTGTGCCATAACATAGATTAtctaaaatgctcaatgcacacgatcagtccacaaaagcattgtcatcaatcaccaaaaccaccaagggagaaatatgccctaacaatctccctttctttggtggactgatgacaacacgggatttgcacaaggatatGATAAGATAACATGCAATCCCAACATCTACAAAATATatatgggctccccctagatgtgtgcactatttGAGTATGCCTTTGGAATGCGAAGCACACTCACTAGGAATTtgcactccccctatattttataaacTGTCAATACTTGCAACCATAATATAAGATGAATAAGCAAGGATGCAAGTAAATAGCATGTGAGCATAAAGATAGGCACAAGATAGATAACATCTCACAACCTAATACATAGACATAAagataaagataaggtagcatatgtctcacaccatataaTAGGTACTAAAGGTTCCACACACGGACATAAAGCAAACCAAATGAAAGAGTTCACGAGAGAACGAAAGCAACAACAAAGAAGGCACAATTCTGACTCTGcaaatccctaagctctctcccccctaggcatcgagacaccaaaatgGCAAAGAGCACTAGACACGACCAAGGTGATGGTGAAGCGCCAGCTGACACGTcatcaacgtatctataattttttattgttccatgttattatattacccgttttggatgtttatgggctttactatacacttttatatcatttttgggactaacctactaaccggaggcccaacccaaattgctgttttttttgcctatttcagtgttttgaagaaaaggaatatcaaacggagtccaaacagaatgaaaccttcgggagcgatctttttggaacaaacgcaatccaggagacttggagtggacgtcaagcagcagtccaggtggccatgaggcaggagggcccgccctagggggggtgggcgctttccccaccctcatgggcccctcgttgctctaccgacctacttcttcctcctatatatacctacataccccgaaaacatcaaggaggaccacaaaaccctatttccaccgccgcaaccttctgtacccgtgagatcccatcttggagccttttccggcgctccgccggagggggaatcaatcacgaagggcctctacatcatcgccaaggcctctcctatgagttgtgagtagtttaccacagaccttcggatccatagttattagctagatggcttcttctctctctttgaatctcaatacaaagatctcctcgatcttcttcgagatctattcgatgtaactctttttgcggtgtgtttgtcgagatccgatgaattgtgggtttatgatcaagtttatctatgagaaatatttgaatctcctctgaattcttttatgtatgattggttatctttgcaagtctctttgaattatcagtttggtttggcctactagattgatctttcttacaatgggagaagtgcttagctttgggttcaatcttgcggtgtcctttcccagtgacagcaggggcagcaaggcacgtattgtattgttgccatcgaggataaaaagatggggtttatatcatattccttgagtttatccctctacatcatgtcatcttgcctaatgcgttactcagttcttatgaacttactactctagatgcatgctggatagtggtcgatgtgtggagtaacagtagtagatgcacgtaggagttggtctacttgttgcggacgtgatacctatatacatgatcatgcctagatattctcataacaatgtacttttctatcaattgcttgacagtaatttgttcacccaacgtaatactgataacccacaagtataggggatcgcaacaattttcgagggtagagtattcaacccaaatttattgattcgacacaaggagagccaaagaatattctcaagtattagcagttgagttgtcaattcaaccacacctggataacttagtatctccagcaaagtatttagtagaaaagtagtatggaagtaaaagtaatagtagcaaaagtaacagtagcagttttgtagtaattgtaacagtggcaacgtaaagtaactaagcaaagagcaatatgtgaaaagctcgtaggcattagatcagtgatggataattatgtcggatgcgattcctcgtgtaataattataacatagggtgacacagaactagctccagttcatcaatgtaa from Triticum aestivum cultivar Chinese Spring chromosome 3B, IWGSC CS RefSeq v2.1, whole genome shotgun sequence includes these protein-coding regions:
- the LOC123070291 gene encoding uncharacterized protein isoform X2 — protein: MNADYNSQNLTPLWQLNFTMSGMSSDDASAEVRPEGEVSGEKVEETQDQNEGSGMPSPQEEEAAIKKKYGGKMPKKSSLISKDHERAFFDSADWALGKQGGSPNKPKGPLEALRPKLQSQSHTSLSCLPRS
- the LOC123070290 gene encoding uncharacterized protein isoform X2 — encoded protein: MVAPLEQPAPHATLEQDQRDAATATENSGRDHGAADIADADPGEAICAPGSAPSVTSRISVQKVCSLVGKFNKFKRDLVEEIGFGGMLGIKMLAKLNLKFSAWLMERVDVESSTLKIDEQRVLQIQDHDVQKVFSLPCGTRSICPDTTEPSEACKEFMRASAYLSKGAHSLKAAEAYLLRDDINGDSSNVQIDCFKIAFVIFVVGHLLAPSTKHDYITIDFWAALNDISQIKEFNWCAYVLEHLNRAVGKLKTDIRNRNITVHLVGCHLFLQVFYLDNLDLGPLSKTKDHLPRISLFDYESVKKMIEVITSNVDGDTSFAGASFRRAQDVCYSRVHCESHTHRADVASDLPHHAPGFVGTKHQHNPITPMLRSSFTETGQEDFSNHLRLKYPSLADHPLMTILEEHNAHMMENISEIRRSCEVAMSTLADKLLGYISENRCCCRAVGRTDCLLRSPHTIHGHHKKIRVNQRLVETDLQASIPGCSTNNSLPCSPLQVDINLAAP
- the LOC123070290 gene encoding uncharacterized protein isoform X1 translates to MVAPLEQPAPHATLEQDQRDAATATENSGRDHGAADIADADPGEAICAPGSAPSVTSRISVQKVCSLVGKFNKFKRDLVEEIGFGGMLGIKMLAKLNLKFSAWLMERVDVESSTLKIDEQRVLQIQDHDVQKVFSLPCGTRSICPDTTEPSEACKEFMRASAYLSKGAHSLKAAEAYLLRDDINGDSSNVQIDCFKIAFVIFVVGHLLAPSTKHDYITIDFWAALNDISQIKEFNWCAYVLEHLNRAVGKLKTDIRNRNITVHLVGCHLFLQVFYLDNLDLGPLSKTKDHLPRISLFDYESVKKMIEVITSNVDGDTSFAGASFRRAQDVCYSRVHCESHTHRADVASDLPHHAPGFVGTKHQHNPITPMLRSSFTETGQEDFSNHLRLKYPSLADHPLMTILEEHNAHMMENISEIRRSCEVAMSTLADKLLGYISENRCCCRAVGRTDCLLRSPHTIHESSTEQNSLSHKRDAPEPTGAGHHKKIRVNQRLVETDLQASIPGCSTNNSLPCSPLQVDINLAAP
- the LOC123070291 gene encoding uncharacterized protein isoform X1; this translates as MNADYNSQNLTPLWQLNFTMSGMSSDDASAEVRPEGEVSGEKVEETQDQNEGSGMPSPQEEEAAIKKKYGGKMPKKSSLISKDHERAFFDSADWALGKQGGSPNKPKGPLEALRPKLQPTQQNARARRSAHPKHLSPCIFVFNVVPVSHIIILPAEELTQNDDPT